Genomic segment of Cronobacter dublinensis subsp. dublinensis LMG 23823:
CCGTAAAATGCAGGCGAAGCGGCGCATGAAAAACCGCATCGCCCTGACGCTCTCGATGGCGACGATGGCGTTCGGCCTGTTCTGGCTTATCTGGATCTTATTCTCCACGGTATCGCGCGGTTTCGACGGCATGTCGCTGGCGCTCTTTACCGAGATGACGCCGCCGCCGAACACCGCGGGCGGCGGGCTTGCGAACGCGCTTGCGGGCAGCGGCCTGCTGATCCTCTGGGCGACGGTTATCGGTACGCCGCTTGGCATCATGGCGGGGATTTATCTCGCGGAATATGGTCGCAAGTCGTTCATCGCCGAAGTCATCCGCTTTATCAACGACATTCTGCTCTCCGCGCCGTCTATCGTGGTGGGCCTGTTCGTCTACACCATCGTGGTGGCGCAGATGGAGCACTTCTCCGGCTGGGCGGGCGTCATCGCGCTGGCGCTGCTGCAGGTGCCGATTGTTATCCGCACCACTGAGAACATGCTCAAGCTGGTGCCGGACAGCCTGCGTGAAGCGGCTTACGCGCTCGGCACGCCGAAGTGGAAGATGATCTCCGCTATTACGCTTAAAGCCTCGGTGTCAGGCATTCTGACCGGCGTGCTGCTGGCGGTGGCGCGTATCGCGGGCGAAACCGCCCCGCTGCTCTTTACCGCGCTCTCTAACCAGTTCTGGAGCACGGATATGATGCAGCCTATCGCCAACCTGCCGGTGACGATTTTCAAATTCGCCATGAGCCCGTTCGCCGAGTGGCAACAATTGGCCTGGGCAGGCGTACTGATTATCACCCTTTGCGTACTGCTGCTGAATATCCTGGCGCGCGTGCTGTTCGCCAAACGTAAACACGGTTAATTTTTTGACGGCGTGGCGCATCGCGACGCCGGATAAGGAAAACGATTGAGATGAGTATGGTTAATACGACCCCGAGCAAGATTCAGGTTCGCGATTTGAACTTCTACTACGGGAAATTCCATGCCCTGAAAAACATCAGCCTGGATATTGCCAAAAACGAAGTGACCGCGTTTATCGGTCCGTCTGGCTGCGGTAAATCCACGCTGCTGCGTACCTTCAACAAAATGTTCGAGCTCTACCCGGAGCAACGCGCGGAAGGCGAAATCCTGCTGGATGGCGAAAACATTCTCAACCACGCCCAGGATATCGCGCTGCTGCGCGCCAAAGTGGGCATGGTGTTCCAGAAGCCGACGCCGTTCCCGATGTCGATTTATGACAACATCGCCTTTGGCGTGCGCCTGTTTGAGAAACTCTCCCGCGCCGATATGGACGAGCGCGTGCAGTGGGCGCTGACCAAAGCCGCATTATGGAACGAAACCAAAGATAAGCTGCACCAGAGCGGCTACTCTCTCTCCGGCGGTCAGCAGCAGCGTCTGTGCATCGCGCGCGGTATCGCGATCCGCCCGGAAGTGCTTTTGCTTGATGAGCCGTGCTCCGCGCTGGACCCAATCTCCACGGGCCGTATCGAAGAGCTCATCACCGAGCTTAAGCAGGATTACACCGTGGTTATCGTGACGCACAACATGCAGCAGGCGGCGCGCTGTTCCGATCACACGGCGTTTATGTACCTCGGCGAGCTGATCGAGTTCAGTAACACAGACGATCTCTTCACCAAGCCGAAAATGAAACAAACCGAAGACTATATTACCGGTCGCTACGGTTGATATGCCCTGATATCTCATGTGGGCCGCTTTTGAATTTATCGGGCATGTGGAGTGCTAAATGGATAATCTGAATCTGAACAAACATATTTCCGGTCAGTTCAACGCTGAGCTGGAATACATTCGCACCCAGGTGATGACCATGGGCGGGCTGGTGGAGCAGCAGCTCTCCGATGCGATCACCGCCATGCACAACCAGGACAGCGAACTGGCCAAACGCGTCATCGACGGCGACAAAAAGGTCAACATGATGGAAGTGGCGATCGATGAAGCGTGCGTGCGCATCATCGCCAAGCGCCAGCCGACGGCGAGCGATCTGCGTCTGGTGATGGCCATCATCAAAACCATCGCCGAGCTGGAGCGCATCGGCGACGTGGCGGATAAAATCTGCCGCACCGCGCTTGAGAAATTCTCCCAGCAGCATCAGCCGCTGCTGGTCAGCCTTGAATCGCTGGGCCGTCATACCGTACAGATGCTTCACGACGTGCTGGACGCTTTCGCGCGTATGGATCTCGACGAAGCGGTGCGTATTTATCGCGAAGATAAAAAAGTGGATCAAGAGTATGAAGGCATCGTGCGTCAGCTGATGACCTACATGATGGAAGATTCGCGCACCATCCCGAGCGTGCTGACCGCGCTGTTCTGCGCCCGCTCTATCGAGCGTATCGGCGACCGCTGCCAGAATATTTGCGAATACATTTTCTATTTCGTGAAAGGCCAGGATTTCCGCCACGTCGGCGGCGACGAGCTGGATAAACTGCTCGCCGGGAAAGATCCGAAAGAATAAGCCTGTCGCCCTCGCCGCGCGCGAGGGCATTTTTGGGGCGCATGTCGCCCCTTTTGCGGATTTTACTCAATACTATAAGGGGTTACCGAGCCCGTTATAAAAAGGATAAATCCGTGAAATTACCTTCCCGTACCGCTCTCGCCGCCCTGCTAGGCTGCGCCAGTTTACCCGCTTTCAGCGCGCTGCCGCTGGCAACGCCCGACCCGTCCATTCCGGTCAGCCATTACATCACGCAGGTGAACCCCGATAAATCGATCACCTTCCGCCTGTTCGCCCCTGAGGCGCAGCGCGTCGCGGTGGTGATCGGCGCGACGGCGGACAGCCAGGTATCGCACGAGATGCGCAAAGAGGCCAACGGCGTCTGGAGTTGGAAAAGCGCGCCGTTAACACCGGATCTGCATGAGTATTTCTTTAACGTCGACGGTTTTCGCTCCATCGATACCGGCAACCCGTATGTGAAGCCGCAGCGCCAGCCCAATACGTCGCTGATTCTGGTGCCGGGCAGTATTATTGATGACCGGGCGGTGCCGCACGGCGAGATGCGCACGCTGACCTACCACTCCGGCGCGCTGAAATCGGAGCGCCGGGTGTATGTCTGGACGCCGCCGGGCTACAGCCACGACAGCGAGCCGCTGCCGGTGCTCTACTTCTATCACGGTTTTGGCGATACCGGGCTTTCTGCCGTCACCCAGGGCCGTATTCCGCAGATGATGGATAATCTGCTGGCGGAGGGCAAAATCAAGCCGATGCTGGTGGTTATCCCGGATACCGAAACGGATATCGCCGACGCCGTGCCGGAGAATTTCCCGCCCGCCGAGCGACGCAAAGACTTTTACCCGCGTAACGCCCGCGCGGCGGATAAAGAGCTGATGAACGACATCATTCCGCTGATCGGGCAGCGATTTAACGTTCGCCAGGACGCGCAGGGGCGCGCGCTGGCCGGGCTGTCGCAGGGCGGCTATCAGGCGCTGGTGTCGGGGATGACGCATCTGCAGAGTTTCGGCTGGCTGGCGTCGCTGAGCGGTGTCACCACCGCGACGGTGCCGAACGACGACGTGACGAAGCAGCTGTCCCGCGCGGACGACGTGAACAGTCAACTGCGTAACTTTACGCTGGTAGTAGGCGATAAAGACAGCGTGACGGGGCGGGATATCGCCGGGCTCAAAACCGAGCTTGAGCGCGACGGCGTGAAATTCGATTATCACGTCTATCCCGGGCTCGGTCATGAGATGGCAGTATGGCGTCCGGCCTATGCCGAATGGGTGCAGAAGATCTTTTAACGAGGGCCGTCAGCCGTGGTGGGTGCGCTTCGCTTACCCACCCTACGCAAATGCCGGGGCCCCGTAGGGCGTGGTAAGCGAAGCGCACCCGCCATCAACATTAACGCGTTATCTCCCAGCCGCGCGCCCGCCACAAGGCGGGCAACTGCGCTAAATCGGTAAATACCGTCACATTCGGGTGCTCAAGCGGCGGGTTATGCGGGTCGGCGCAAAAATAAAACACCTGCATTCCGGCGGCGATGCCTGCTTTCGCGCCCGCGGCGGAATCATCCACCAGGATGCAGCGCTCCACATTTACCTGCATCGCGTCGGCGGCGAAATGCATTAACGCCGGGTCGGGCTTCCAGCGCTGGATATCGTAGCCGCTAAAGAGTTTATCGGTGAAATAGCGCAACATGCCCGTTTTGCCGAGGGACTGCTGCATTTTGCTCACCGGGCCGTTCGAAACGATGCACATCGGCACATTCATCCGGGCCAAAAGCGCCGCTGCGCCTGGGATCTCCGCAAGCTCCGCGTCAAAAAGTCGCGCCACTTCCGCGCGGTAGACCGGTTCGAGTTCAGCTTTTTGCAGGTTCACGCCATATTCGTCATTGATCGTGTCAATGATTTCGTAGAGCTTCACGCCTTTAAAACGCTTAAACACGTCGTCGAGCTCAAGGGTGATGCCAGCCCGGGCGAACATATGCACATAAGCGCGGGAGCAGATAACTTCGCTATCCACCAGCGTGCCGTCGCAGTCGAAAAATACCGCTTCAATTCGGGACATGCCGTTTCCTGTTGTTGCAAGTTGAACGTTTACTCTAAGCGCTTTGCGTCACGCAATCGATGCCGTATAAGCAAATTCAATGAAAAAAAGTGTGTGACGACCATCAACATCGCTGCGTTTTGGTATAGGATAGCGACGAATTTTTCCCCTCCTTGTACGGAATTAAAGAATGAGCCAACAACCGACGTCCCAGGCCGAAGGGCAGGGATTGCTTGAGCGCGTGTTCAAATTACGCGCGCACGGCACTACGGCCCGCACCGAGGTCATTGCCGGGGTAACCACCTTCCTGACGATGGTGTATATCGTTTTTGTTAACCCGCAGATCCTCGGCGCGGCTGGGATGGATACCAGCGCTGTCTTTGTAACCACCTGTCTTATCGCCGCTTTCGGCAGCATTCTGATGGGCCTGCTGGCGAACCTGCCAGTGGCGCTGGCGCCTGCGATGGGCCTGAACGCCTTCTTCGCGTTTGTGGTGGTTGGCGCGATGGGCCTCTCCTGGCAGGTAGGCATGGGCGCGATTTTCTGGGGCGCGGTCGGCCTGCTGTTGCTGACGATTTTCCGCGTGCGCTACTGGATGATCGCGAATATTCCGGTAAGCCTGCGTATCGGCATCACCAGCGGTATCGGCCTGTTTATCGGCATGATGGGGCTTAAAAACGCGGGCGTTATCGTCGCGAACCCGGAGACGCTGGTCACTATTGGCAACCTCACTTCCCACACCACGCTACTGGGCGTGCTGGGCTTCTTTATCATCGCCATTCTCGCCTCGCGCAATATTCACGCGGCGGTGCTGGTTTCTATCGTGGTGACCACGCTGCTGGGCCTGGCGTTTGGCGACGTCCATTTCAAAGGCGTCGTGTCAGAGCCGCCGAGCGTTATGACGGTACTCGGCCATGTTGACCTCGCAGGTTCGCTCGATATCGGCCTCGCGGGCGTGATTTTCTCGTTTATGCTGGTGAACCTGTTCGACTCCTCCGGCACGCTGATTGGCGTGACCGATAAAGCCGGGCTCGCGGATGAAAGCGGCAAGTTCCCGCGCATGAAGCAGGCGCTGTACGTGGACAGCATTTCGTCCGTCGCGGGCTCGTTTATCGGCACCTCTTCCGTGACCGCGTATATCGAATCCTCCTCCGGCGTCTCCATTGGCGGGCGCACCGGCCTGACCGCCGTCGTTGTCGGTCTGCTGTTCCTGCTGGTGATTTTCCTGTCGCCGCTCGCGGGCATGGTGCCGCCTTACGCCGCTGCAGGCGCGCTGATTTATGTCGGCGTGCTGATGACCTCCAGCCTGTCGCGCGTGAAGTGGGACGACCTGACCGAAGCCGTGCCGGCGTTTATCACCGCCGTTATGATGCCGTTCAGCTTCTCCATCACCGAAGGCATCGCGCTCGGCTTCATCTCCTACTGCGTGATGAAAATTTTCACCGGTCGCCTGCGCGATCTGAACGCCTGCGTGCTGGTCGTGGCGCTGCTGTTCCTGCTGAAAATCGTCTTTATCGACGCGCACTAATCAAAAAGGCCAGCGAATCGCTGGCCTTTTTTCTGTTAGCGGCGCACCCGCCGGATGTACTCCGCGAACGCGGTCAGCTGTCCGGTAAGGTGATCCCGCGTGCTCTGGTCCACCACTTCGCCCGTCTGGGTGTCGACTTTGTTCTGAATCGCCCCGCCCATAAACTCCGGCTTGTTCATCACCATCGCATCGAGGAAGACCAGGATCTGGCGCAGATGATACTGGCAGCGCGCGCCGCCGATAGCGCCCATTGAGCTGGTCTGGATAAGCACCGGTTTACCGGCGAGCGGCTGGTCCGGCAGGCGCGACAGCCAGTCGATGGCATTCTTAAGCCCACCCGGCACCGAATAGTTATACTCCGGCGTCACAATCACCACGCCGTCCGCCTGGCGGATCTGCTCGGCTATCGCTTCCACCGTCTGCGGGAATCCTTCATCCTGCTGGATATCGGCGTCGTAAATCGGGATATCACGAATGGACGGCAGCTCGGCGACCGCCATGCCGGCAGGGGCCAGTGACGGCAGCGAGCGCGCCACCATCGCGTTGAAGGAGCCTTTACGCAGGCTGCCAATCAGCGTCACGATGTTTAACGTTTCAGACATAGAAAACCTCCGGGGAAATGTTAAAGCAGATTAGTTGATAATCATCGCCTTTTCCGAGGGCAGACTGGTAAAGCGCATCAGACGCGTATCCGGGCTGGTGCTGCGTTTACGCATATCCGGCAGGCTGTGCCAGCCGTGCGCGCTGTCATATTCCCACAGGTAGAGTTTTTCGATGGCGGGCGACACCGCGACGGTCCAGATCAGCACGTCTTCGGCGTCGCAGGCCGCTTCCACCAGCGGGAACTGGGCCACGCGCAGTCTGCCGGAGCCCGGCAGGAGCTGGAACTGATGCCCGTCGTCATTCTGCTGGCCCGTCAGCTTCAGCAGGCTGCGGCGCAGCGTCACCAGCTGGGTGCGCGCCTCCATCGGGTCATGTTGATTATCTATCCAGATCGTTTCATTTTTACTGAGCGTGTGTCCGGTTTGCGGCGCGAGCGGGTGCGTAAAGGTGCGGGTGGCGGGCTGGAGTTCCATATCGAGCCCGCAACAGCCTTCCGTCGTTATCGCCACACCCAGCATATTGCCGGTATAGGCAAGGGAGAAATCGGCGAGCCCGGCGTCGGCGAAACGCGGACGTCCCTGCGCATTGACTACCACATCGGGCAGCACGGGAATGCCATAAAGCATGAAAACCAGCTCGGCCAGCAGCGAGCGCGACGCCAGGAAGCGGCTGCGGCGGTGTTCGGGCAGGTGCTGCGCGGTTTTCAGCGCGTCGGCGGAGAGCCGGGGGGAGAGGCTGAGTTCGGGGCCAAGCGTCCCTCTTGCAAAATGCGTTGCCATTTTTCGCTCCGTGATAATGGTCAGTGACTGTTAGCTATGGAAATTACGAATGCGTAATCTGCAACTAATCAGTCCGATAATGTTTAGGTTTTAATGCCTAATTCGGATGCTGAAAAGAGGGTGGCGCGGACATTTACAAAACTCTTGCACAAGGCAGGCCACGCCCTGGCAAAAAGCGGTCATGCCGGGCCGCCGGAAAGGCTGACGAGGCCAGCCGGCAGCCCCGCTTACGCGGTGAGGGGGATCTCCGGCAGATGCACGACATTGTTATAGAACGACTCCAGATCGTGCTCGGTCAGGATCGGTTCTTTCATGATCAGGTGCACATCCAGAATATCTTCAAAGCCTGGCAGAATGGTGAGGCCGTTCGCCTGCGCCAGGTCCTGAGAGATTATCCCGATGCTGCTGAAGCTTTTCATCAGCGAGACGGTAATCAGCTCGCTCCCGGAGAAAATCACGCTCGCCTCCTGAAGCAGCGGTTTATGCCGGGCGGTGAATTTATCGAAGCTCGCTGAATACGGGCACTCCGCCAGCGGCTGAACCAGCGTGGAGGCCGCCGCCGCGCTTTCTGCCGAGCAGGCGGCAATCACTTTAATATGCAGGCCGGTCAATTTAATGCTGTAAAAACCCGGCGGCACATTTGCGCCCAATACCACCGCGATATCCGTCTCGTCTTTGGCGATTTTCACCAGGTTTTCCGGCGACTCCGACGTACTGAAAATCACGCTGTAATCGCTCAGTTTGTCGATCATAAAGTTGATGATTTTCTTGTTGGTATCGACAGAAAAGGTGCTGTTTAAGGCGATGCGAATCGGCGTGGACGTACTCTTTTTCAGCTGTTCGGCTTTCAGGCGCAAATGTTCGGAGGTTTTGACGACATTCATAATATAGGGCAGCAGATGTTTCCCTTCTGGCGTCAATACGGCGCCTTTATTGGTGCGGTTGAATATTTTAAATCCGAAATATTCTTCCGCTTTGTTGAGCTGCGCCGCTAGCGCCTGAATGGTCAGGCTGGCCTCTTCTGCGGCGCAGGTTAACGATCCGAGCTGCGCGGTTTTTAGCAGATTTCTCAATACTTTAATATCCATGACCACCTCCTGACATGCCGGTCTTTCCTTTATATCAACGGCTATAAGAATTATCAATTGATGGCCCGCCGTTACGCTGGTTGAAAACACCAGCTTATCCGCTTTTTTTGGTCGGATAGTCCTCAAACACCCCTGATTAAAATGGTTATTAAGGCGCCTGAAAAAGAATTGAATATAAATAACTTAATTAGCTGGTAGGTTAAATCGAAACCAACCTAACCCCTCGGATGAATATAGAATATATGTTACAGCTCAATAAAAACATTGGCGACGACCTGAGAAAAAATAAAGCGGTAAATGTTCTGGGTTCTGATTTTTCACTTTCCGGCGGATTTAGCGATTTCGTTAAATTCACCCAAAGCTGGGAAACTATGGGCGTGGATAAATTCTACGGGCAGGCCGATCGCGGTACACGTTATCGCCGCTACAGCGACTTTGACTATAACCCGGTCACCAAAACATTAACGCCGCTTGGGCATCGCGCCTATGAGCAGTCGGTCGAGCACAATAAATATGTCGGCGGTATTGAACGTCACTTTGATGATATTACCACTGAGGTATTACATTCTCCGGTATTACGTTCGCTGGTGGAGCTGGATTTCAACGTTTATAAAGAAGTGCTGCCGCCGGAACTGCATAATGAAATCTGGCAGTGCCAGATCCACCAAATCCGTATTGAAATTAAGCCGGGCTGTGAGCTTGAGATAACGCCAGAAGGCATCCACTGCGACGGTTATCCGTTCAGCGGCGTGCATTTCTGGGGCCGGTATAACGTCGAAGGCGCCATGAGCCAGGTCTTTAAGAAAGACGGCACGCTGGTGGATTCCGGGACGTACCGCAATATTCTGGATACCACGTTCTTCCTCGATCGCGAAATGCTGCATTACGTCACGACGGCGTTTAACCCAACCGAGAATGCAATGGGCTTTCGCCAGATTATCGCGGTGTCGTTTTCAAGACCGGGGACGGAATATGATATCATCAAATAATCTCCAGCTTATTTCCTCTGACGCAGATAAAACCGCCGCGCCGGAAGGGCTGGTTATTTCCAAAGCCACATTAAATGATGCCTGCGATATCGTCAGCTTTTTAAAATTCTTTAAAGAAGTGGCGTTTTGCGAATGGCAGGATGAAGAGCATATTCGCAAAATCGTCGCGGCGGAAAACGCACGCTGTTATTTAGCCAAAGATGAAAGCGGCGCTCTGGTGGGCGCCATTATCGGCGGTATGCTCGGCACCCGCGCGACGTTAAATCACATCGCTATTTCGCCGATTTTCCGCAAAAACAAGATTGGCACCGTGCTGACGAAAACCATTCTGAATGATTTTTATCTTAGCGGTATTAAACGTGTCTTTCTGTTTATTGAAGATAAAAACCAGGTCGCGTTCAATTTCTGGCGCTCCCAGGGGTTTCAACCGACCACAGGAGAAACGACGTGCGAACTGGATCTTTAAAAAACCTGAATTACGCCGAGCGTAGCGATTTTAAAGAGAGCCTGATTAACGCCTCGCCCATTATGGCGGGGTATTTCGTCGTCGCGTTTGTTTTCGGCGTGATGTGCCTGAATGCCGGGCTGCCGGTCTGGTTCCCGGCGGCGATGTGCCTGTTTGTGTACGCGGGCACGGCGCAGTTCGCCGCGCTGGCGCTGCTCACCGCGGGCGCCTCGCTGCTGCCCATCGTGCTCTCGACGCTGCTTATTAATTCCCGCCATATTTTAATGTCGATGTATATGTCGAAGAAACTCGGCCCGGTCGGCATGTCAGGCGTGAAAAAATCGCTCTACGCGTTCGGGCTGACGGATGAATCCTTCGCGATGCACAGCCAGCGCCTGGAAAGCCGCATCGCCACCACGGCGAGCTATCTGCTGAGCTTTAACGCCTTTTGCCATCTGTCGTGGATAGCGGGCGGATTCGCGGGTGCCGTGGCCTCGGAATATCTGGCGAAATTTATCAGCTTCAAGCTCGATTACGCGCTGACGGCCATGATGCTGTTTGTGCTGGTGGCGCTGTGCAACACCACCGGTAAGCGCATCGTTGCGCTGGTCTCCATCGCGACCACCATCGGCATGAATTTTATCCATATTTCACCGCTTAACGTCTTTGTGGCGACGGCGGTCGGCTGCGGAGTGGGCGTATGTCTCAAGAAATCTTCCTCCTGATTGTCATCTTCTCAATGATGGCGGTGACGTTCGCTATCCGGTTGATTCCGCTGCACCTGAGCCCGGAGCGCACGCCGCGCTTTATTAATGCGGTAATTGAGTACATTCCGGCGGCGGTTATTTCCAGCATTACGATCCCGGCGCTGTTCTTTCCACAAAGCGGCGGGTTCAGTCTGTATAACGCCAGCGTTCTGGCGGCGGTCCCGGTCGTATTAACCGCGTGGTTTACCAAAAACTTAATTGTCAGTGTGGTGGTGGGCGTTATCTGTCAGGTACTCGCCAGCCATTTTCTCTTTGGATAATTCAGCGTTTTTTTAGCAGTGATTACGTTGTCGCCAGGTATTAACGGGCGACGGGCTCAGGCTTGCTTTACCACGGATTCAGGATAATTCCCGATGGCGAAATACATTGTGACAATCACCCCGCCTACGCCGAATGGCGATCTGCATCTGGGGCATCTTTCCGGGCCGTTTCTGGCGGCGGATGTGATGCGCAGAACGCTGCGCGACCGCGGGCACGACGTCTTATTTGTCTGCTACAGCGATGATTACCAGAGTTATTTACCCCGCAAAACCAGCGTGCTAATGCGCCAGCCGTTTGATTATGGCCGCCTGATGCGCCGCGCCATGAGCCTTTCGCTCGAGCTTGCGGATATTCACCTCGATCACTTTATGCAGGCCGCCGACAGCAGCGCTTACCGGCTTTCCGGCGAGCACTACGCTGCCTGCGTGTCGCATCAGGTCTCGCTGCGCCCGGCGAAAACGTTTCACTGCGCAGCCTGCGATCGCTATGGCTATGAAGGCTTTGGCCGCACCCACTGCAACTGGTGCGGCACCTCGTCCGACACCAGCCAGTGCGAACATTGCGCCCGCGTGCCGGATGTCGAACAGATTGAGAGCATGACGTGTATGTCCTGCCAGGGGCCGATGACGCCCGTGCGCGTGAAACTGCACGTCTGGGATATCGGGCAGAACTATCCGGCGGTCGCCGCGGCGCTGCGCCCGCGTCCGCAGCGTGCGTGCCTGACTCAGTTCCTTGACGAGGTACTGGCCGACACCCGCGCGCAGTGGCATATCACGCGCCCTGGCGACGCGGGTCTGCCGGTCGCCGCGCTCGACTATTACCCGCTCCACACCTGGTTTTTAGGCATGGCGGGCTATCGCGCGAGCGTGA
This window contains:
- the pstA gene encoding phosphate ABC transporter permease PstA → MATIELQNPAQLAQSRRKMQAKRRMKNRIALTLSMATMAFGLFWLIWILFSTVSRGFDGMSLALFTEMTPPPNTAGGGLANALAGSGLLILWATVIGTPLGIMAGIYLAEYGRKSFIAEVIRFINDILLSAPSIVVGLFVYTIVVAQMEHFSGWAGVIALALLQVPIVIRTTENMLKLVPDSLREAAYALGTPKWKMISAITLKASVSGILTGVLLAVARIAGETAPLLFTALSNQFWSTDMMQPIANLPVTIFKFAMSPFAEWQQLAWAGVLIITLCVLLLNILARVLFAKRKHG
- the pstB gene encoding phosphate ABC transporter ATP-binding protein PstB, with amino-acid sequence MSMVNTTPSKIQVRDLNFYYGKFHALKNISLDIAKNEVTAFIGPSGCGKSTLLRTFNKMFELYPEQRAEGEILLDGENILNHAQDIALLRAKVGMVFQKPTPFPMSIYDNIAFGVRLFEKLSRADMDERVQWALTKAALWNETKDKLHQSGYSLSGGQQQRLCIARGIAIRPEVLLLDEPCSALDPISTGRIEELITELKQDYTVVIVTHNMQQAARCSDHTAFMYLGELIEFSNTDDLFTKPKMKQTEDYITGRYG
- the phoU gene encoding phosphate signaling complex protein PhoU; this encodes MDNLNLNKHISGQFNAELEYIRTQVMTMGGLVEQQLSDAITAMHNQDSELAKRVIDGDKKVNMMEVAIDEACVRIIAKRQPTASDLRLVMAIIKTIAELERIGDVADKICRTALEKFSQQHQPLLVSLESLGRHTVQMLHDVLDAFARMDLDEAVRIYREDKKVDQEYEGIVRQLMTYMMEDSRTIPSVLTALFCARSIERIGDRCQNICEYIFYFVKGQDFRHVGGDELDKLLAGKDPKE
- a CDS encoding alpha/beta hydrolase-fold protein, giving the protein MKLPSRTALAALLGCASLPAFSALPLATPDPSIPVSHYITQVNPDKSITFRLFAPEAQRVAVVIGATADSQVSHEMRKEANGVWSWKSAPLTPDLHEYFFNVDGFRSIDTGNPYVKPQRQPNTSLILVPGSIIDDRAVPHGEMRTLTYHSGALKSERRVYVWTPPGYSHDSEPLPVLYFYHGFGDTGLSAVTQGRIPQMMDNLLAEGKIKPMLVVIPDTETDIADAVPENFPPAERRKDFYPRNARAADKELMNDIIPLIGQRFNVRQDAQGRALAGLSQGGYQALVSGMTHLQSFGWLASLSGVTTATVPNDDVTKQLSRADDVNSQLRNFTLVVGDKDSVTGRDIAGLKTELERDGVKFDYHVYPGLGHEMAVWRPAYAEWVQKIF
- the yieH gene encoding 6-phosphogluconate phosphatase → MSRIEAVFFDCDGTLVDSEVICSRAYVHMFARAGITLELDDVFKRFKGVKLYEIIDTINDEYGVNLQKAELEPVYRAEVARLFDAELAEIPGAAALLARMNVPMCIVSNGPVSKMQQSLGKTGMLRYFTDKLFSGYDIQRWKPDPALMHFAADAMQVNVERCILVDDSAAGAKAGIAAGMQVFYFCADPHNPPLEHPNVTVFTDLAQLPALWRARGWEITR
- a CDS encoding NCS2 family permease, with product MSQQPTSQAEGQGLLERVFKLRAHGTTARTEVIAGVTTFLTMVYIVFVNPQILGAAGMDTSAVFVTTCLIAAFGSILMGLLANLPVALAPAMGLNAFFAFVVVGAMGLSWQVGMGAIFWGAVGLLLLTIFRVRYWMIANIPVSLRIGITSGIGLFIGMMGLKNAGVIVANPETLVTIGNLTSHTTLLGVLGFFIIAILASRNIHAAVLVSIVVTTLLGLAFGDVHFKGVVSEPPSVMTVLGHVDLAGSLDIGLAGVIFSFMLVNLFDSSGTLIGVTDKAGLADESGKFPRMKQALYVDSISSVAGSFIGTSSVTAYIESSSGVSIGGRTGLTAVVVGLLFLLVIFLSPLAGMVPPYAAAGALIYVGVLMTSSLSRVKWDDLTEAVPAFITAVMMPFSFSITEGIALGFISYCVMKIFTGRLRDLNACVLVVALLFLLKIVFIDAH
- a CDS encoding NADPH-dependent FMN reductase, with the translated sequence MSETLNIVTLIGSLRKGSFNAMVARSLPSLAPAGMAVAELPSIRDIPIYDADIQQDEGFPQTVEAIAEQIRQADGVVIVTPEYNYSVPGGLKNAIDWLSRLPDQPLAGKPVLIQTSSMGAIGGARCQYHLRQILVFLDAMVMNKPEFMGGAIQNKVDTQTGEVVDQSTRDHLTGQLTAFAEYIRRVRR
- a CDS encoding 4'-phosphopantetheinyl transferase family protein translates to MATHFARGTLGPELSLSPRLSADALKTAQHLPEHRRSRFLASRSLLAELVFMLYGIPVLPDVVVNAQGRPRFADAGLADFSLAYTGNMLGVAITTEGCCGLDMELQPATRTFTHPLAPQTGHTLSKNETIWIDNQHDPMEARTQLVTLRRSLLKLTGQQNDDGHQFQLLPGSGRLRVAQFPLVEAACDAEDVLIWTVAVSPAIEKLYLWEYDSAHGWHSLPDMRKRSTSPDTRLMRFTSLPSEKAMIIN
- a CDS encoding LysR family transcriptional regulator, with the translated sequence MDIKVLRNLLKTAQLGSLTCAAEEASLTIQALAAQLNKAEEYFGFKIFNRTNKGAVLTPEGKHLLPYIMNVVKTSEHLRLKAEQLKKSTSTPIRIALNSTFSVDTNKKIINFMIDKLSDYSVIFSTSESPENLVKIAKDETDIAVVLGANVPPGFYSIKLTGLHIKVIAACSAESAAAASTLVQPLAECPYSASFDKFTARHKPLLQEASVIFSGSELITVSLMKSFSSIGIISQDLAQANGLTILPGFEDILDVHLIMKEPILTEHDLESFYNNVVHLPEIPLTA
- a CDS encoding 2OG-Fe dioxygenase family protein; this encodes MLQLNKNIGDDLRKNKAVNVLGSDFSLSGGFSDFVKFTQSWETMGVDKFYGQADRGTRYRRYSDFDYNPVTKTLTPLGHRAYEQSVEHNKYVGGIERHFDDITTEVLHSPVLRSLVELDFNVYKEVLPPELHNEIWQCQIHQIRIEIKPGCELEITPEGIHCDGYPFSGVHFWGRYNVEGAMSQVFKKDGTLVDSGTYRNILDTTFFLDREMLHYVTTAFNPTENAMGFRQIIAVSFSRPGTEYDIIK
- a CDS encoding GNAT family N-acetyltransferase, whose translation is MISSNNLQLISSDADKTAAPEGLVISKATLNDACDIVSFLKFFKEVAFCEWQDEEHIRKIVAAENARCYLAKDESGALVGAIIGGMLGTRATLNHIAISPIFRKNKIGTVLTKTILNDFYLSGIKRVFLFIEDKNQVAFNFWRSQGFQPTTGETTCELDL
- a CDS encoding AzlC family ABC transporter permease — encoded protein: MRTGSLKNLNYAERSDFKESLINASPIMAGYFVVAFVFGVMCLNAGLPVWFPAAMCLFVYAGTAQFAALALLTAGASLLPIVLSTLLINSRHILMSMYMSKKLGPVGMSGVKKSLYAFGLTDESFAMHSQRLESRIATTASYLLSFNAFCHLSWIAGGFAGAVASEYLAKFISFKLDYALTAMMLFVLVALCNTTGKRIVALVSIATTIGMNFIHISPLNVFVATAVGCGVGVCLKKSSS
- a CDS encoding AzlD domain-containing protein, yielding MSQEIFLLIVIFSMMAVTFAIRLIPLHLSPERTPRFINAVIEYIPAAVISSITIPALFFPQSGGFSLYNASVLAAVPVVLTAWFTKNLIVSVVVGVICQVLASHFLFG